In the Muricauda sp. MAR_2010_75 genome, one interval contains:
- a CDS encoding 7TM diverse intracellular signaling domain-containing protein, producing MHNLTKLYYVAAGIVLQTIACLSPVTLTAQLQENHIFSNPISIRSKASVLLAGQKDYEFNEIRNNPKLSFVPLTGIKENTGFSNDHFWLTFSLENTTSEPAYYYLETGRPITDIVDLYLVKENGKVERQFSGDKIPFDQKTIQHRKSIFDIRLAPNEKAEAYIHMKSDGEVVMLPLQLYQKDQFFYLTYKEQIFYGFFYGILILACVIYLFFFFALRDRAFIYYGLYVLFIALMQFSLDGFFHQYFTPKGGWLSDRAVLLTAFISLFFFGKYGDKFLNLKENSRFLHSSGKVLGFSIALGTLLLVAVPSIFQYCYPLANAIGILVLVHMIASLVVMKTKKVNVDPYFVIGISFLVFGFVVFILNNFNTIENSFFTNNGAKFGIGFEIIFLSISMSNRIRSLRMENEKNQMLALQRAEDMNQIKSSFLSNISHELRTPLNLIMGVATSLQQNKEEEDLEEKCKLILSSSKNLLGYIEDILDFTVIEKGNQELKETSFDLPSTLEKVIKIQRAKAEAKNLDFNLAIPNGLPSRIVGDKGKMVQILNHLLDNAIKFTNHGSVEIKVNAKQKGKDGVQLDFEIKDTGIGISKEKMSTIFESFTKKSFMDKREFSGLGLGLYIVKTYVDLQGGTIDIKNNEQQGTTCHLGLNFEVDEHETELGQDAQPLTQLNSSAVGASRILLVEDNKMNQTVVKLLLKKWENVSLTIANHGKEALEIMNEETFDLVLMDLQMPEMDGFETTSIIRSGRANCAPDIPIIVLTADNTSDTRKEIFRLGANDLVTKPVNGALLFSKINKNFPLSIKVA from the coding sequence ATGCATAACCTCACAAAGCTGTACTATGTGGCAGCCGGTATTGTTCTGCAAACGATTGCATGCCTATCACCGGTTACCTTAACTGCTCAACTGCAGGAAAATCATATATTTTCAAATCCTATTTCAATTCGTTCCAAGGCATCAGTTCTTTTGGCTGGGCAGAAGGACTATGAATTTAATGAGATTAGAAACAATCCGAAACTTTCCTTTGTTCCTCTTACTGGCATAAAGGAAAACACAGGTTTCTCAAATGACCATTTTTGGTTGACTTTTTCCTTGGAAAATACGACCTCTGAACCCGCATATTATTATCTGGAGACCGGAAGGCCCATTACAGATATTGTGGATTTGTATTTGGTCAAAGAAAATGGAAAAGTGGAGCGTCAATTTAGTGGTGATAAGATTCCCTTTGACCAAAAGACTATTCAACACAGAAAGTCCATTTTTGATATTCGATTGGCCCCAAATGAAAAAGCGGAGGCATACATACATATGAAAAGTGATGGAGAAGTGGTGATGCTGCCCTTGCAATTATATCAAAAGGACCAATTTTTCTATTTGACCTACAAGGAGCAGATTTTCTATGGCTTCTTTTACGGCATTTTGATTTTGGCGTGTGTCATTTATCTGTTCTTCTTCTTTGCGCTGAGGGATAGAGCCTTTATCTATTATGGTCTATATGTACTCTTTATAGCCTTGATGCAGTTTTCTTTGGATGGCTTTTTTCATCAATATTTTACACCCAAAGGTGGATGGCTTTCCGATAGAGCTGTGTTGCTTACCGCCTTTATTTCGCTATTTTTCTTTGGAAAATATGGAGATAAATTCCTGAATTTAAAGGAGAACAGCAGGTTTTTACATAGCTCTGGTAAGGTTTTGGGATTTAGTATTGCTTTGGGTACCCTGCTCTTGGTTGCAGTACCATCTATATTTCAGTATTGTTATCCGCTGGCCAATGCCATTGGTATTTTGGTACTGGTGCACATGATTGCATCGCTCGTGGTGATGAAAACAAAAAAGGTAAACGTTGACCCTTACTTCGTTATTGGTATCTCCTTTTTGGTCTTTGGATTTGTGGTTTTTATCCTGAATAATTTTAATACCATTGAAAATTCATTTTTTACTAACAATGGAGCTAAATTCGGAATCGGGTTTGAGATTATCTTCCTATCGATTTCCATGAGCAATAGAATTCGAAGTTTACGCATGGAAAATGAAAAGAACCAAATGTTGGCGCTTCAACGGGCAGAAGATATGAACCAGATCAAGTCATCTTTCCTTTCCAATATCAGTCATGAACTACGTACGCCATTGAACCTCATTATGGGTGTGGCCACCTCACTCCAACAAAATAAGGAAGAAGAAGATTTGGAAGAAAAGTGTAAGCTTATTTTAAGCTCATCCAAAAACTTGTTGGGGTATATTGAGGACATACTCGACTTTACGGTTATTGAAAAAGGAAATCAAGAGTTAAAAGAAACATCCTTTGACCTTCCATCAACTTTGGAAAAAGTCATAAAAATTCAAAGGGCCAAAGCCGAAGCCAAAAACTTGGATTTCAATTTAGCCATACCCAATGGGTTGCCTTCTAGAATAGTGGGTGACAAAGGAAAAATGGTTCAAATCTTAAACCATCTGCTCGATAATGCCATCAAATTTACCAATCACGGAAGTGTTGAGATTAAGGTTAATGCCAAACAAAAAGGGAAAGACGGCGTTCAGCTCGATTTTGAAATTAAGGATACGGGTATTGGGATTTCAAAGGAGAAAATGAGTACGATTTTTGAATCCTTCACCAAAAAATCCTTCATGGATAAGCGTGAATTCAGTGGTTTGGGACTGGGACTTTATATTGTTAAAACCTACGTGGATTTGCAGGGCGGGACTATCGACATCAAAAATAACGAACAACAGGGCACAACGTGTCACTTAGGTCTTAATTTTGAAGTGGATGAACATGAAACGGAGCTTGGCCAAGATGCACAACCGTTGACCCAATTGAACAGTAGTGCGGTTGGGGCAAGTCGCATTCTTTTGGTTGAGGACAACAAAATGAACCAGACTGTAGTGAAGTTGTTGCTTAAAAAGTGGGAAAATGTAAGCCTAACAATAGCCAATCATGGTAAGGAAGCGCTGGAAATTATGAATGAAGAGACTTTTGATCTCGTATTGATGGATCTTCAAATGCCAGAGATGGATGGTTTTGAAACTACTTCGATAATTCGTTCCGGTAGGGCCAATTGTGCCCCCGATATTCCTATCATTGTACTTACAGCAGATAATACCAGTGATACGCGGAAGGAAATTTTTAGACTGGGTGCCAATGATTTGGTGACCAAACCAGTAAATGGGGCGCTGCTGTTTTCGAAAATAAACAAGAACTTTCCCTTAAGCATCAAAGTTGCTTAA
- a CDS encoding TonB-dependent receptor produces MKFFVLVLFSAIVWTSSAQETISGKVVDTSGSPIIGANVYLEGTYDGASTDEAGNFNFQTTETGTQTLVISMMAYEPHYEIGEVSYLKNLNIKLIEAVNQLSGVTLSAGTFEAGDNSKVSVLKPLDIVTTAGAAGDFVAALQTLPGTTTVNEDGRLFVRGGSAEETQVFIDGLRVFQPFNATTNNVPTRGRFSPFLFKGITFSTGGYSAEYGQALSSVLLLNTTDIPDEEKTDIQVMSVGGGVGHTQIWGNTSLSVNTSYINLSPYEALIPSTQGMEWNDPYESISGEGVFRIKGDRSIFKFYTGFNRATLDIAQEDINFEDLVRFQLKNRNLYFNTSYKHFFENNWSIFAGGSMASDMNEIAVMEDVINAEEINSHIKIAAKKGFSNRFELNTGVELFSTKYDETYQDSDGFTFDGGYDDVLVAGFLEGDIFFSQNFALKLGARAEHSNVLDQFSISPRLSLAYKSSEKGQFSLAYGDFYQKPLAESIKFDQSLDLEKTSHYILNYQYLDNGMTFRAEAYYKDYDDLVKFDTPFPEFNSNYSNLGKGYAAGIDVFWRDNMSIDNLDYWASYSYLNTERDYRDFAEAATPNFAPEHNFSLVTKYWVNELRSQVGLSYSFGSGRPYDNPNTQEFMAEKTKTYNNLSLNWAYLIDQQKILYFSVSNVLSFNNVSNYQYANVPDSTGFYNRRAITPPADSFFFVGFFWTISTNSKSNQLDNL; encoded by the coding sequence ATGAAATTTTTTGTACTTGTCCTATTTTCAGCCATAGTATGGACATCTTCAGCCCAAGAAACCATAAGCGGCAAGGTCGTTGACACATCGGGTAGTCCCATTATTGGAGCCAATGTTTATCTAGAAGGCACTTATGATGGGGCCTCAACAGATGAAGCGGGCAATTTTAATTTCCAAACCACTGAAACCGGTACACAAACACTTGTCATCTCAATGATGGCCTACGAGCCACATTATGAAATAGGGGAGGTTTCCTATTTAAAAAACCTTAACATCAAATTGATTGAGGCAGTAAACCAGTTGAGCGGCGTAACCCTATCTGCAGGGACTTTTGAGGCTGGTGATAATTCCAAAGTCTCAGTTCTAAAACCTTTGGATATTGTCACCACTGCGGGAGCTGCAGGTGATTTTGTAGCAGCCTTGCAAACCTTGCCCGGTACCACAACGGTCAATGAAGATGGCCGCTTGTTTGTTCGTGGGGGAAGTGCCGAAGAAACCCAAGTGTTTATTGACGGACTTAGGGTGTTCCAGCCTTTTAATGCCACAACCAACAATGTTCCTACCCGTGGACGATTTTCTCCATTCTTGTTCAAGGGCATTACCTTCAGTACCGGGGGATATTCCGCAGAATACGGTCAGGCTCTTTCCAGTGTTCTCTTATTGAACACCACGGATATACCCGATGAGGAAAAGACAGATATTCAAGTGATGTCCGTTGGAGGGGGGGTAGGCCATACCCAGATTTGGGGCAATACCTCTTTGAGTGTAAATACCAGTTATATCAACCTTTCACCCTATGAAGCCTTGATTCCCTCTACCCAGGGAATGGAATGGAACGATCCTTATGAATCCATTTCGGGAGAGGGTGTATTTCGAATAAAAGGAGATCGAAGTATATTTAAGTTTTACACCGGGTTTAACAGGGCCACCCTGGACATCGCCCAAGAGGACATCAATTTTGAGGATTTGGTCCGGTTTCAACTCAAGAATCGAAATCTATATTTCAATACCTCATACAAGCATTTTTTTGAAAATAATTGGAGCATCTTTGCTGGGGGCAGTATGGCAAGTGACATGAATGAGATTGCAGTGATGGAAGATGTCATTAATGCTGAAGAAATTAATTCCCACATAAAAATCGCAGCCAAAAAAGGATTTTCCAACCGATTTGAATTGAATACTGGGGTTGAACTGTTCAGCACAAAGTATGATGAAACTTATCAAGATTCTGATGGATTTACTTTTGATGGAGGCTATGATGATGTATTGGTAGCAGGTTTTTTGGAAGGAGATATCTTTTTCAGCCAAAATTTTGCTTTAAAATTGGGGGCTAGGGCAGAACACTCCAATGTATTGGACCAGTTTTCCATTTCTCCGCGATTGTCGTTGGCTTATAAGTCCAGTGAGAAAGGTCAATTTTCTTTGGCTTATGGTGATTTCTATCAAAAACCATTGGCTGAGTCCATCAAGTTTGACCAAAGCTTGGATTTGGAAAAAACCTCGCACTACATCCTAAATTACCAATACCTCGATAATGGCATGACCTTTAGGGCGGAGGCCTACTACAAGGATTATGATGATTTGGTAAAGTTTGATACCCCATTTCCTGAATTCAATTCCAATTACTCCAATTTAGGAAAGGGATATGCCGCAGGCATTGATGTATTTTGGCGGGATAACATGAGTATAGACAATCTGGACTATTGGGCATCGTACAGTTATTTGAACACAGAACGCGATTATCGCGATTTTGCAGAGGCTGCCACTCCGAATTTTGCCCCAGAGCACAATTTTTCATTGGTTACAAAATACTGGGTGAACGAACTTCGGTCACAGGTAGGGCTTTCGTATTCCTTTGGTTCAGGTAGGCCCTACGATAACCCAAATACCCAGGAGTTTATGGCCGAAAAAACCAAGACCTACAATAACCTTAGCCTTAATTGGGCGTATTTGATTGACCAGCAGAAGATACTTTACTTTTCAGTGAGCAATGTCCTAAGCTTTAATAACGTAAGCAATTACCAATACGCCAATGTTCCGGACAGTACTGGTTTTTACAATCGGAGGGCCATTACGCCTCCTGCGGACAGTTTCTTTTTTGTAGGGTTCTTCTGGACCATCAGCACCAACTCGAAAAGCAATCAACTGGATAATTTATAA
- a CDS encoding transmembrane 220 family protein, whose protein sequence is METFFKIFAIVFTLLFGYAIVVQFNDPDALKWILIYLAAAVASVLFLLKKLKSSIYFALTVFFLILFVVYWPETYEGVQLDHGMKTVNIEEGRESLGSLIAAVVMLVYALRTRFLNKSKG, encoded by the coding sequence ATGGAGACGTTCTTCAAAATTTTCGCAATTGTTTTCACACTGTTGTTTGGCTATGCCATAGTGGTACAATTCAATGACCCAGATGCGCTAAAATGGATATTGATATATCTGGCGGCAGCCGTGGCATCCGTACTTTTTCTGCTTAAGAAGTTGAAATCAAGCATCTATTTTGCACTTACCGTATTCTTTTTGATACTTTTTGTTGTGTATTGGCCAGAAACTTACGAAGGGGTTCAACTGGACCATGGTATGAAAACCGTAAATATTGAAGAGGGAAGGGAATCTCTGGGCTCTTTGATTGCTGCCGTGGTAATGCTGGTATATGCATTAAGGACGCGTTTTTTGAACAAATCAAAAGGCTAA
- a CDS encoding alkaline phosphatase family protein, with amino-acid sequence MKKTVVINIVGLTHRLIGEHTPFIKSFLEKGKGSVVKPVLPAVTCSAQSTYLTGKWPTEHGIVGNGWFFKDELEVKFWRQGNPLVQSQKIWDELKAQDQKFTCANMFWWYNMYSTVDFSATPRPNYLADGRKIPDIYTYPAELRDKLQAKLGTFPLFKFWGPKTSIASSRWIADATMEMDKENNPTLTLVYLPHLDYNIQRHGLNFNILKKDLKEIDTVVKDLVTYYEGQSANIVLLSEYGITDVSNPIHINRYLRKKGYLGIRIERGLELLDAGASEAFAVADHQIAHIYVKESTDYEKLHQYLKTIPGVEKVIPKNKLEAHHLNHERAGDFVLVADKDSWFTYYFWEDDAVAPDYARMVDIHKKPGYDPVEMFTDPSDKLVVAKVIWKLIKKKLGFRTVMDVIPLKAELVKGSHGRTPEDKEDWPILVTNDKTNLPKQELLATEVYDVLKNHVIQ; translated from the coding sequence ATGAAGAAGACCGTTGTCATCAACATTGTAGGACTAACCCATAGATTGATAGGAGAACATACCCCATTTATAAAATCATTTTTGGAAAAAGGAAAAGGTAGTGTGGTGAAACCTGTTTTGCCAGCTGTCACCTGTTCTGCACAAAGTACTTATCTTACAGGGAAGTGGCCCACAGAGCATGGCATTGTAGGTAATGGGTGGTTCTTTAAAGATGAACTGGAGGTCAAATTTTGGCGTCAGGGCAACCCTTTGGTACAATCCCAAAAAATTTGGGACGAGTTAAAAGCACAAGATCAAAAATTTACATGTGCCAACATGTTCTGGTGGTACAACATGTATAGCACCGTCGACTTTAGCGCTACCCCGCGACCCAATTATCTGGCAGATGGCAGAAAAATCCCTGATATTTACACCTATCCGGCCGAGTTGAGAGACAAACTGCAGGCCAAATTGGGCACATTTCCGTTGTTTAAATTCTGGGGACCCAAAACGTCCATAGCATCCAGCAGATGGATTGCCGATGCCACGATGGAAATGGACAAAGAAAACAACCCAACCTTGACTTTGGTGTATTTGCCCCATTTGGATTATAACATACAACGTCATGGGTTGAATTTCAATATCCTTAAAAAGGATTTGAAGGAAATTGATACCGTGGTCAAGGATTTGGTAACATATTACGAAGGACAATCGGCCAATATTGTATTGTTGTCGGAATATGGTATTACGGATGTGTCCAATCCCATTCACATTAATCGCTATTTAAGAAAAAAAGGGTATCTGGGTATCCGAATCGAGAGAGGACTGGAACTTTTGGATGCAGGCGCAAGCGAAGCCTTTGCCGTAGCGGACCACCAAATAGCCCATATCTATGTGAAAGAATCCACAGATTACGAGAAACTACATCAATACCTGAAAACCATCCCAGGCGTGGAAAAAGTCATTCCAAAAAATAAACTGGAGGCCCATCATTTGAACCACGAACGGGCAGGTGATTTTGTTCTTGTGGCTGATAAAGATAGCTGGTTCACCTATTATTTTTGGGAAGACGATGCCGTGGCACCCGATTATGCCCGTATGGTGGACATCCACAAAAAGCCTGGGTATGATCCCGTGGAAATGTTTACCGACCCTTCAGACAAACTTGTTGTGGCCAAGGTCATTTGGAAACTCATAAAAAAGAAATTGGGCTTTAGAACCGTTATGGATGTAATCCCCTTAAAGGCCGAGTTGGTGAAAGGATCCCATGGAAGAACCCCAGAAGACAAGGAGGATTGGCCCATTCTTGTGACCAACGACAAAACCAACTTGCCCAAGCAAGAATTACTTGCTACCGAGGTTTATGATGTGCTTAAAAATCATGTAATTCAATAA
- the eboE gene encoding metabolite traffic protein EboE, translating to MKIQDKYHLTYCTNIHAGGDWEETLASLKQNLPEIKNTVSPNDSFGLGLRLGNTASLELTDEELQKFKDWLDDNDCYVFTMNGFPYGNFHGEPVKDKVHVPDWTTKERLEYTLRLFKQLDFLAPEGMECGISTSPVSYKHWFDTESKKEQAFVRGAQHMVQVALQLHKIEKESGRYMHLDVEPEPDGFLENTQEVLDFYKDYLIPEAIKSFESFQLSIVEVEELLKRHITVCYDVCHFALAYEAPTLTFEKFKATHINVGKIQVSAALKILYHKEKEEELWNTLAQFNEPVYLHQVTEMVNGKVKTYNDLPIVLEKKAPFDELRSHFHVPIFLEDYGLLQSTQDQIVKVLEYLEGHFVSNHIEVETYTWDVLPGTLKVPITESIARELSWMKSRLK from the coding sequence ATGAAAATTCAGGATAAATACCATTTAACCTATTGCACAAATATTCATGCCGGAGGAGATTGGGAGGAAACTTTAGCTAGTCTAAAACAAAATTTACCGGAAATTAAGAATACCGTTTCTCCAAACGATTCATTTGGTCTGGGCTTAAGGCTGGGCAATACAGCCAGTTTGGAATTGACCGATGAAGAACTCCAAAAATTCAAAGATTGGCTTGATGACAATGACTGCTATGTGTTCACGATGAACGGATTTCCCTACGGGAACTTCCATGGAGAACCCGTAAAAGATAAAGTTCACGTACCCGATTGGACTACAAAAGAACGATTGGAATATACGTTGCGATTATTCAAACAGTTGGATTTTTTGGCACCTGAAGGGATGGAATGTGGTATTTCCACTTCGCCGGTTTCCTATAAACATTGGTTTGACACTGAGTCAAAAAAAGAACAGGCTTTTGTTCGTGGTGCACAGCATATGGTCCAAGTGGCATTGCAATTGCATAAAATTGAAAAGGAATCTGGACGATATATGCACTTGGATGTGGAACCCGAGCCCGATGGTTTTTTGGAGAACACCCAAGAAGTACTGGATTTTTACAAGGACTATCTCATTCCCGAGGCAATCAAATCGTTTGAGTCGTTTCAATTGAGTATTGTTGAAGTAGAAGAGCTGCTCAAAAGACATATAACGGTCTGTTATGATGTATGTCATTTTGCATTGGCCTACGAAGCTCCAACTTTAACCTTTGAAAAGTTTAAAGCAACTCATATAAACGTAGGTAAAATCCAAGTGAGTGCTGCTCTCAAGATTTTATACCACAAGGAAAAGGAAGAGGAGTTGTGGAACACCTTGGCCCAATTCAATGAGCCTGTGTATTTGCATCAGGTTACGGAAATGGTGAATGGAAAAGTAAAAACGTACAATGATTTGCCCATTGTTTTGGAAAAAAAGGCACCGTTTGACGAATTGCGCTCCCATTTTCATGTCCCCATTTTCTTGGAAGATTATGGGTTGTTACAATCCACACAAGACCAGATTGTAAAAGTATTGGAGTATTTGGAAGGGCATTTTGTTAGCAATCATATTGAGGTGGAAACCTACACGTGGGATGTGTTGCCGGGCACATTAAAGGTTCCAATTACAGAATCCATTGCAAGGGAGTTGTCCTGGATGAAATCAAGATTAAAATGA
- a CDS encoding 3-dehydroquinate synthase — MDKITLPTIQQEFQVRYTYQLLFTQHLFALENPLFKNVLAEYHPNEPIKCLFVVDQGVLDHHSYVRGEIEAYCKHFANQIRFTELIAVPGGEQSKKDQSSVEKCLAAINRNAICRHSFVVAIGGGAVVDMVGYAATIAHRGVQLIRIPTTVLAQNDAAVGVKNSVNAFGKKNFLGTFSIPFAIINDLEFLQTLEQRDWIAGVAEAIKVALLKDKVFFDFIESNAEALANREMEPMAYLIHRCAELHMEHIAKGGDPFENGSSRPLDFGHWSAHKLEYMTQYSLRHGEAVAIGMAIDMVYAKLTGTLGEDLNRIFSVMKKIGFNLEVPLETDAEIKELLKGIEEFREHLGGELTITFISEIGKQVDVHSIDYEVMEQAVRSFILKPQNSL, encoded by the coding sequence ATGGACAAAATTACATTGCCAACCATTCAACAAGAATTTCAAGTACGGTATACATATCAACTATTGTTTACCCAGCATTTATTTGCACTGGAAAATCCGTTGTTTAAAAATGTTTTGGCAGAATACCATCCCAATGAGCCCATAAAATGTCTATTTGTGGTAGATCAGGGAGTATTGGACCATCATTCCTATGTAAGGGGTGAAATAGAGGCATATTGCAAACACTTCGCGAACCAAATCCGGTTTACGGAATTGATTGCAGTGCCGGGTGGCGAGCAAAGCAAAAAAGACCAATCCAGTGTTGAAAAATGTTTGGCAGCTATCAATAGAAATGCTATCTGCAGGCATTCGTTTGTAGTAGCCATTGGTGGAGGAGCTGTGGTGGACATGGTTGGCTATGCCGCTACTATTGCACACAGAGGCGTACAGCTTATCCGGATTCCAACCACGGTATTGGCACAGAATGATGCTGCTGTTGGCGTAAAGAACAGCGTAAATGCCTTTGGCAAAAAGAATTTCTTGGGAACCTTCTCCATTCCGTTTGCCATTATAAACGATTTGGAATTTTTACAGACCCTGGAACAAAGGGATTGGATTGCTGGCGTGGCAGAAGCCATTAAAGTCGCTTTGCTGAAAGACAAGGTTTTCTTTGATTTTATTGAATCCAATGCCGAAGCACTGGCCAATAGGGAAATGGAACCCATGGCCTATCTCATTCATCGATGCGCAGAATTGCACATGGAACATATTGCCAAAGGAGGGGATCCTTTTGAAAATGGCTCTTCCAGACCTTTGGATTTCGGACATTGGTCGGCCCATAAATTGGAATACATGACCCAATATTCCCTAAGACATGGCGAAGCCGTGGCCATTGGAATGGCCATAGATATGGTCTATGCTAAGTTAACGGGCACATTGGGTGAAGATTTGAATAGGATATTCTCCGTAATGAAAAAAATAGGGTTCAACCTTGAGGTTCCTTTAGAAACTGATGCCGAAATCAAAGAGCTTTTAAAAGGAATTGAAGAGTTCCGGGAGCATTTGGGAGGCGAGCTTACCATTACATTTATTTCAGAAATAGGGAAACAGGTAGATGTACACAGCATTGATTATGAAGTAATGGAGCAGGCCGTCCGTAGCTTTATTCTCAAACCCCAAAATTCCTTATGA
- the eboC gene encoding UbiA-like protein EboC (EboC, a homolog the polyprenyltransferase UbiA, belongs to system of proteins involved in the trafficking of precursor metabolites to an extracytoplasmic compartment so that the biosynthesis of certain natural products, such as scytonemin, can be completed.), with protein MSPKLKAYLQLCRPANLPTAAADIFAGISIAGLFAGLDAFEIPHSNFFPAFILIMASVFLYAGGVVLNDVFDIEIDKVERPERPIPSGVVPLWKARLFGFILLLVGISLAFLVNKTCGLISIFLAVAILSYDKFAKHHAFLGPLNMGVCRGLNLIMGISLLNAMENWPYVLIPVVFIFAVTMVSRDEVHGKNKGNIVLAGLLYILVLLGVYYLHCVYTGGDLWYLVFLALFAFMVFRPLINAYKENSPANIKKAVKAGVLSIILLDAAIAVAHSNIIIGLIILLLLPLSMYLAKQFAVT; from the coding sequence ATGAGTCCAAAGTTAAAGGCATATCTTCAACTGTGTAGGCCTGCCAACTTACCTACCGCAGCAGCGGATATATTTGCAGGGATTTCCATAGCTGGATTATTTGCTGGTTTAGACGCCTTTGAAATACCGCACAGTAATTTCTTTCCAGCCTTCATTTTGATAATGGCTTCGGTGTTTTTATATGCCGGAGGTGTGGTGCTCAATGATGTCTTTGATATTGAAATTGATAAAGTAGAGCGTCCTGAAAGACCTATTCCCAGCGGTGTGGTACCTTTATGGAAAGCCAGGTTGTTTGGGTTTATCTTGCTTTTGGTTGGAATTAGCTTGGCGTTTCTGGTGAATAAAACGTGTGGTCTTATCTCCATTTTTTTGGCAGTGGCCATTTTGTCTTATGATAAATTTGCCAAGCACCATGCATTTTTAGGGCCTCTGAACATGGGAGTTTGCCGAGGTCTTAACCTTATTATGGGGATCTCTTTGCTGAATGCGATGGAGAATTGGCCCTATGTTTTGATTCCTGTGGTGTTTATCTTTGCGGTTACCATGGTGAGCAGGGATGAGGTCCATGGGAAGAACAAAGGCAATATTGTGCTTGCGGGACTGTTATATATACTGGTGCTGCTAGGTGTATATTATCTTCATTGTGTTTACACAGGTGGAGACCTTTGGTACCTTGTATTTTTAGCACTGTTCGCTTTTATGGTATTTAGGCCATTGATTAATGCATATAAGGAAAATAGCCCAGCAAATATCAAAAAAGCGGTAAAAGCTGGAGTATTGTCCATAATTCTATTGGATGCAGCCATAGCTGTGGCCCATTCCAACATAATTATTGGATTGATTATACTTTTATTATTGCCATTATCAATGTATTTGGCAAAACAATTTGCAGTTACGTAG
- a CDS encoding TatD family hydrolase codes for MDDKMMIIDPHVHMTSRTTDDYEAMAAAGVVAVIEPSFWLGQPRTQVGSFQDYFSSLVGWEPFRASQFGIKHYCTIGLNSKEANNVPLAEEVMELLPLYLHKENVVAIGEIGYDDQSAAEDRFFREQLELAKAFNMMVQVHTPHRDKKAGTIKSMEVCLEHGIDPGMVVIDHNNEETVQEVLDRGFIAAFTIYPKTKMGNQRMVEVVKKFGSTNIIVDSSADWGVSDPLAVPKTANLMLQNGVAREDVVKTCYQNALDFFGRSGKMKEEHWLSPEAIDQRKLFNDNSVLRGQEPKVEDNKIV; via the coding sequence ATGGATGATAAAATGATGATCATAGACCCACACGTGCACATGACCTCAAGGACAACGGATGATTATGAGGCCATGGCAGCAGCTGGGGTCGTTGCGGTAATAGAACCTTCCTTTTGGTTGGGACAGCCTCGAACACAAGTGGGCTCATTTCAGGACTATTTCAGCAGTCTTGTAGGCTGGGAACCGTTTCGGGCTTCACAATTTGGAATAAAGCATTATTGCACTATTGGTCTTAACTCAAAGGAAGCCAACAATGTGCCCTTGGCTGAAGAGGTGATGGAATTGTTGCCACTCTACCTTCACAAAGAAAATGTTGTCGCCATTGGAGAGATTGGTTATGATGATCAGTCTGCGGCAGAAGACCGTTTCTTCAGGGAACAATTGGAGTTGGCCAAGGCCTTTAACATGATGGTACAGGTACACACCCCGCACAGGGACAAAAAAGCAGGTACCATTAAAAGTATGGAAGTTTGTTTGGAACATGGAATCGATCCTGGAATGGTGGTGATAGATCACAATAATGAAGAGACCGTACAAGAAGTGCTGGACCGTGGTTTTATTGCGGCTTTTACCATCTACCCCAAAACCAAAATGGGCAACCAACGTATGGTGGAAGTGGTAAAGAAGTTCGGTAGCACAAACATTATAGTGGATAGTTCTGCTGACTGGGGCGTAAGTGACCCATTGGCTGTTCCCAAGACGGCTAATTTGATGCTTCAAAATGGGGTGGCACGTGAAGATGTCGTAAAAACATGTTACCAAAATGCCCTGGACTTTTTCGGAAGATCAGGTAAAATGAAAGAGGAGCATTGGTTAAGCCCTGAGGCTATCGATCAACGAAAACTATTCAATGATAATAGCGTTCTTAGAGGTCAGGAGCCCAAGGTGGAGGATAACAAAATTGTTTGA